In Ureibacillus thermophilus, the genomic stretch ATATAATTTTTAACATTAGGGTACTATAACAGATGAAATTTTGCAAGAAATTACATGAATCCTTCATTAAATGTTATCTGAATTGTAACAGTTCCTCTTTTGGAAGTGATGCAATGTCAATCCCTTTCATTGGCGATCCTAAATCCTTTGAAAGTTCCGCAATCAGCTGATAATCTTTGTAGTTTCGTACCGCTTCCACAATGGCACGGGCGAATTTTTCCGGATTTTCCGATTTGAAAATGCCGGAACCGACAAATACTCCGTCTGCGCCCAATTCCATCATCAACGCCGCATCTGCTGGTGTTGCCACCCCTCCGGCAGCATAATTCAAAACAGGCAATCGGCCCAGTTCTTTGATTTTTAACAATAATTCATAAGGGGCTCCTAAAGTTTTTGCTTCAACCATTAATTCATCTTTGCTCATGTTCACTATACGGCGGACTTCTGCATTGACTTTGCGAAGATGGCGCACAGCTTCGACAATATTTCCAGTGCCGGCTTCACCTTTCGTGCGCAGCATGGCAGCCCCTTCACCAATTCTTCTTGCCGCTTCGCCCAGATTTCTGCAACCGCAGACGAAAGGCACCTTAAACTCACTTTTTAACAAATGAAATTCATCATCTGCAGGCGTCAATACCTCACTTTCATCAATCATATCCACTCCGATTGCTTCCAAAATCCGCGCTTCTGTAATATGGCCAATTCTCGCTTTTGCCATTACCGGAATCGATACGGCATTCTTTACTTCCTCTATTACCCGTGGATCTGCCATTCTGGCGACTCCACCTTCTTTCCGTATATCAGCCGGCACTTTTTCCAATGCCATTACCGCAACAGCGCCCGCTGCCTCAGCAATTTTCGCCTGTTCAGGATTCACCACGTCCATAATGACGCCACCATAAGGTATATTAATTCTTTCCAAAATTGACATAATATTACCTCCTCATTTTTTATAGCTTTTAGTATAATAAATTTTGACTATAATAAAAGTTTCAAAAAATAAAAAATCTGTGTGGTCAGTTAAGAGGTGCATAAAAATGGACATGCTGATTTTCCAGTTGGAAAAAGATAAAAATATCCCTCTTTATGAACAGCTTTATACAGGAATCAAAAATGCGATTATTCAAAAACAAATTAAAGTGGGCGCAAAACTGCCATCCAAGAGGAAACTGGCGGAGTTTTTGAACATCAGCCAAACTACAATAGAAATTGCTTATTCGCAGTTATTGGCGGAAGGATATATTACATCTGTCCCTCGGGTGGGCTATTTTGTGGAAGAAATTGATGAACTACCATACGTGGAAAAACAGCAAACCCATATCACCATCCCGCATAAAGAAAAAAAGCAATACCGATATGATTTCCATCCAGGAAAAGTGGACGAGGATTCCTTTCCTTTTGGCGTATGGAGAAAATATGTGCGGGATCTGTTTGATATCAGTTCAAAAGAATTGCTTCAGATTGGGGAACCACAAGGGGAAAGCGTACTCCGGAAAGAGATTGCCAATTATTTATTTCAATCAAGAGGAATTCATTGCGAACCTGACCAAATCATCATCGGATCCGGAACAGAACATCTGTTGCCGATGATTTTGCGGTTATTTCAAGATGATTCTACACTTGCCCTTGAAAATCCGGGCTATTCAGCCATCCCAAGAATTCATTTAAAAAATAAAGCAATCCCCATTTCTGTAGATGAAGAAGGCTTAGTCGTAGAGGAACTCGAAAAAACAAATGCTAATATTGTCTATGTCACGCCTTCCCATCAATTCCCGACAGGAGCGGTTCTATCAGCGACAAGAAGAACACAGCTTCTCAAATGGGCAAGCAAAGCGCCAAATCGCTACATTATCGAAGACGACTATGATAGTGAATTTCGTTATATTGGAAAACCAATTCCGGCATTGCATGGATTAGATCAAAATCATAAAGTCATTTATATGAGCACTTTTACTAAATCGCTCATGCCATCGCTCAGGGTTGCTTATATGGTATTGCCCCATCATTTATTAATAAAATATAAAGAACTATTTAGTTACTATTCAGCAACCGTTCCCCGATTTGTGCAGCATCTTTTAGCCAACTTTATGAGAGATGGCCACTTCTCAAAACATTTAAACCGCATGCGGAAAATCTATCGCAAAAAACATGAAAAATTAAAGCATACACTATCTACTTATTACCCTGATATAAAAATTACAGGAGACCAAGCCGGCATGCACGTTTTAATTTCCATACCGAGCAGCAACAGTGTGGAAACATTGAAGCAAATGGCTGAAGAAAGTGGAATCTCCATTACCCCTGTAACGAATTATTTATTAAAACCAATCAAATATGAACATCCTACTTTCTTACTTGGGTTTGGAGGGATCCCTTTAGAAGATATGGAAGAGGCCATTCATCATTTAATGAAATGTTGGAGAATTCCGCAATTAGCTAAATAATATTTTGCAATATTATTTTACACATAGTTATTATTTCCTGAGCAATAGATTAAAAGAAAAAGGGGCTATCCAGAAAGTCGAACACTTTCTGAACAGCCTTACTTCTTATAGTAATATTCTCTTAAAAACTTTCCCTGCGGTGGTCACATCAAAGGCGCCTCCTCGTCGCAATTTATCTGCGGCAAAACTCTAGCGACAACCGCAAAGGGGGCGTCTCAAAATAACTTTTCAGACGCCCCCTTTTATCTTATATTAGCCAAACAAACCGCCGATAAACCCTGTAATTCCACTCCAAACGTTGCTGAAGAAATTGCCGATACCTTGGAAGAATAAAGAAACAAATCCTGCACGTTCCACATCTTTTGCTGTTACAACATCCACAGCCATTGCTTTTCCATCAATAAAACCGTAGTCAGATCCTTCTTTTCTTTCAATCACAACTTTCCCAACTACCGTACCCTTTTTCACTTCCGCTTCTAATGAATCTTTATCTAATACTAATTTTGGTTCATATAAATCTCTTTCCGAATTTTTCACCAACATGGAGAAGGGTTCTTTTACAGCGATTTTGACTTTATCTTCTTTTCCTTTAATGACTTTAATAGTATCCTTGCCTTTTACTGAAAAGTCTTCTGGTATAATTTCTTGTTTTGAGAATTGGTTAAACCCATAGTTGAATAGTTTGGCTGTTGCATCAAAACGAGCTTTGTAAGATCCAGCGCCGTTGGAATCAACTGCATTCATGACAACAGAAATTAAACGAGTTCCATTTCTTTCAGCAGTACCTGTAAAACAATATCCAGCCAAATTCGTTGTACCAGTTTTTAAACCATCGACACCTTCATATTCATATACCAATCCTGGAAGCATAAAGTTCCAGTTTTCCATTTGAATCGCATCATCTGTGCCTTCACGGAATATTTTCTTTGGAATGCTGGCAGTCTCTAAAACTTCTGGATAATCTTTCAGTAAATGATAGGCAAGTTTTGCAACAGAGCGAGCAGGCATAACATTTTCATCTTCTGGTCCTGTCCCCGCAGGCTGCATGCCCATTAAATCTTTATTATTTAATCCTGTTGAGTTGACAAATTTATAACCTTCAAGTCCGAGTTCTTCCGCTTTTTTATTCATTAATTTAACAAACTCAGTTTCCGTTCCTGCCACCATTTCAGCAATGGCCACTGTCGCTGCGTTGGCAGAATAGATTGCCATAGCTTCATATAATTCTCGTAATGTATAAGTTCCGTCCGCTCTCAAAGGCACGTTGCTCAATGCGCGATTTTGCGACAATTTATAAGCATATTCTGATACTTTATATTTCTGATTCCATGAAACTTTTCCTTCTTTAATAGCATCTAATAGAATATACTCTGTCATCATTTTAGACATGCTGGCAATGCCAAGCGGTGTATCGGCATTTTGCTCATATAATATTTTTCCTGAATCTGCATCAACTAAAATAGCAGCTCCTACAGTTAAACCTAAATCTGTTTCCGCTTTTGCTTGCGGTATCGTAACAAACATGCTAAGAAGCAGAATAGGAATAAGCAATACGCTGATCATAGATGTCTTCCTTGCTTTTTTCACAGAATGTACCTCCACTCAATATTATCATCTCCGCTCATTTTACCATAGATTATGTTCGCTGTGGTAAAAGAACAAATAAAAAACCACCCTTCTAAAATCCCTTGACGTTAGAAGAGTGGCGAGGTTTCATGTAATTTATTGGATAGAATAGTTTGGCGCTTCTTTTGTTATTTGAACAGTGTGTGGATGGGATTCACGAAGACCGGCATTTGTAATGCGGACAAATTGTGAATATTCACGTAAATATTCTAAGTTTGGTGCACCGCAGTATCCCATACCAGAACGAACGCCTCCTACTAATTGATGGATTGTATCAGCAAGAGGTCCTTTGTATGGAACACGGCCTTCAATACCTTCAGGCACTAATTTTTTCGCATCTTCTTGGAAATAGCGATCTTTTGAACCTTGCTCCATTGCAGAAAGAGAACCCATACCGCGATAAACTTTGAAACGGCGACCTTGGAAAATTTCTGTTTCCCCCGGTGATTCTGTTGTACCAGCTAAAAGTGAACCAAGCATTACAGCATGTCCACCTGCTGCTAAAGCTTTTACGATATCACCAGAATATTTAATACCGCCGTCAGCAATAATTGTTTTGCCATATTCACGTGCAACAGTAGCACAATCATAAATTGCCGTAATTTGTGGTACCCCTACTCCGGCAACTACTCGAGTTGTACAAATAGAACCTGGTCCAATACCTACTTTTACTACATCGGCACCTGCTTCATATAATGCACGAGTGGCTTCAGCAGTTGCCACGTTTCCCGCAATAATTTCTAAATCCGGATACTCTTGGCGAATTTTCTTTACTGTGTCAATTACACCTTGGGAATGACCATGAGCAGTATCAATTACAATAATATCTACTTGTGCTTCCACTAATTTTTTCACACGCGCAAACGTATCGCTAGAAATGCCCACTGCCGCTCCGACAATTAATCGACCAAGTTGATCTTTTGCAGCATTTGGAAATTCTATCACTTTTTCAATATCTTTAATGGTAATTAAACCTTTTAATTTTCCATCATCATCAACAATTGGGAGTTTTTCAATTTTATATGTTTGTAAGATTTTTTCAGCTTCTTCTAAAGTCGTTCCTACAGGAGCAGTGATTAAATCTTCTTTCGTCATCACTTCTTCGATTCTCAATGAATAATCGGAAATGAAACGTAAATCACGATTTGTAATAATCCCTACCAATTTTTGTTCTTCTTCATTATTTACAATTGGAACACCCGAAATGCGATATTTGCCCATTAAATGTTCAGCATCAAATACTTGATGTTGAGGTGTTAAGAAGAAAGGATTTGTAATTACACCATTTTCAGAACGTTTTACTTTTTCAACTTCTTCCGCCTGTTCCTCAATAGACATATTTTTATGGATTATTCCAAGTCCACCTTGACGTGCCATAGCAATTGCCATTTTGGATTCTGTAACTGTATCCATACCCGCACTAATAATTGGAATATTTAATTTAATTTTTGGCGTTAATTGTACAGATAAATCAACTTCTTTTGGCAATACTGTTGAATGTGCTGGTATTAATAATACATCGTCAAATGTTAAGCCTTCTTTGGCGAATTTCGTCTCCCACATTTCGATTATTCCTCCTAGTATAAACGAATATTATTAGTAAGATTATCAACATGTTTTTCAAGTGTCAAGAATCTGGTAAATAGAAAAAGAATTCGGATTATTGGAAATTATCAAGAATGTTTTTCAATTGACGCAAAAATGAAACTAGGTTTAGTTTGTTCTTTTTTAAATGAATTATGATATTAGGGATAAATAATAAAAAATTTGTTCCGAAAGATTAAAGATTTATAAATTTATTAAATTTAAAGT encodes the following:
- the pdxS gene encoding pyridoxal 5'-phosphate synthase lyase subunit PdxS; protein product: MSILERINIPYGGVIMDVVNPEQAKIAEAAGAVAVMALEKVPADIRKEGGVARMADPRVIEEVKNAVSIPVMAKARIGHITEARILEAIGVDMIDESEVLTPADDEFHLLKSEFKVPFVCGCRNLGEAARRIGEGAAMLRTKGEAGTGNIVEAVRHLRKVNAEVRRIVNMSKDELMVEAKTLGAPYELLLKIKELGRLPVLNYAAGGVATPADAALMMELGADGVFVGSGIFKSENPEKFARAIVEAVRNYKDYQLIAELSKDLGSPMKGIDIASLPKEELLQFR
- a CDS encoding PLP-dependent aminotransferase family protein codes for the protein MDMLIFQLEKDKNIPLYEQLYTGIKNAIIQKQIKVGAKLPSKRKLAEFLNISQTTIEIAYSQLLAEGYITSVPRVGYFVEEIDELPYVEKQQTHITIPHKEKKQYRYDFHPGKVDEDSFPFGVWRKYVRDLFDISSKELLQIGEPQGESVLRKEIANYLFQSRGIHCEPDQIIIGSGTEHLLPMILRLFQDDSTLALENPGYSAIPRIHLKNKAIPISVDEEGLVVEELEKTNANIVYVTPSHQFPTGAVLSATRRTQLLKWASKAPNRYIIEDDYDSEFRYIGKPIPALHGLDQNHKVIYMSTFTKSLMPSLRVAYMVLPHHLLIKYKELFSYYSATVPRFVQHLLANFMRDGHFSKHLNRMRKIYRKKHEKLKHTLSTYYPDIKITGDQAGMHVLISIPSSNSVETLKQMAEESGISITPVTNYLLKPIKYEHPTFLLGFGGIPLEDMEEAIHHLMKCWRIPQLAK
- a CDS encoding serine hydrolase, which translates into the protein MKKARKTSMISVLLIPILLLSMFVTIPQAKAETDLGLTVGAAILVDADSGKILYEQNADTPLGIASMSKMMTEYILLDAIKEGKVSWNQKYKVSEYAYKLSQNRALSNVPLRADGTYTLRELYEAMAIYSANAATVAIAEMVAGTETEFVKLMNKKAEELGLEGYKFVNSTGLNNKDLMGMQPAGTGPEDENVMPARSVAKLAYHLLKDYPEVLETASIPKKIFREGTDDAIQMENWNFMLPGLVYEYEGVDGLKTGTTNLAGYCFTGTAERNGTRLISVVMNAVDSNGAGSYKARFDATAKLFNYGFNQFSKQEIIPEDFSVKGKDTIKVIKGKEDKVKIAVKEPFSMLVKNSERDLYEPKLVLDKDSLEAEVKKGTVVGKVVIERKEGSDYGFIDGKAMAVDVVTAKDVERAGFVSLFFQGIGNFFSNVWSGITGFIGGLFG
- the guaB gene encoding IMP dehydrogenase, with the protein product MWETKFAKEGLTFDDVLLIPAHSTVLPKEVDLSVQLTPKIKLNIPIISAGMDTVTESKMAIAMARQGGLGIIHKNMSIEEQAEEVEKVKRSENGVITNPFFLTPQHQVFDAEHLMGKYRISGVPIVNNEEEQKLVGIITNRDLRFISDYSLRIEEVMTKEDLITAPVGTTLEEAEKILQTYKIEKLPIVDDDGKLKGLITIKDIEKVIEFPNAAKDQLGRLIVGAAVGISSDTFARVKKLVEAQVDIIVIDTAHGHSQGVIDTVKKIRQEYPDLEIIAGNVATAEATRALYEAGADVVKVGIGPGSICTTRVVAGVGVPQITAIYDCATVAREYGKTIIADGGIKYSGDIVKALAAGGHAVMLGSLLAGTTESPGETEIFQGRRFKVYRGMGSLSAMEQGSKDRYFQEDAKKLVPEGIEGRVPYKGPLADTIHQLVGGVRSGMGYCGAPNLEYLREYSQFVRITNAGLRESHPHTVQITKEAPNYSIQ